The Humidesulfovibrio mexicanus genome window below encodes:
- a CDS encoding PilZ domain-containing protein — MPRRWKNHAPQTARQVIVCALWTKNSSDDDRKRQVIMDLLEDIRDQRAKIKLEFDEGVTSIKDLTATLLEYDVSGMVVEVSSLKGATRAFDGANISCYFRVRDRAGRGRERYLTFDSAVQGVTQRPSGMVHFSLAFPQNLKSAQLRRSVRVKVDPRKVPELTVWPDFSGWRDLEKLPAVFGPEQLAERGFKVDNFSANGVRLVVTSALMHEALPEPVKGTRYAMRFSAVAEPGAAPATFWVQAALRNVFRDPHTSETALGFEFVAEGSMDEKNGLMWRPLKFDEVSGLGKFVFKWNLDLYREKGMGS, encoded by the coding sequence TTGCCCCGGCGCTGGAAGAACCACGCCCCCCAGACAGCGAGGCAGGTCATTGTGTGCGCCCTGTGGACCAAGAACAGCAGCGACGACGATCGCAAGCGGCAGGTCATCATGGACCTGTTGGAGGACATTCGCGACCAGCGCGCCAAGATCAAGCTGGAGTTCGACGAGGGGGTCACCAGCATCAAGGATTTGACCGCCACCCTGCTTGAGTACGATGTCTCCGGCATGGTGGTGGAGGTTTCGAGCCTCAAGGGCGCCACCCGCGCCTTCGACGGTGCGAATATTTCCTGCTATTTCCGTGTGCGCGACCGCGCGGGTCGCGGCCGCGAGCGGTACCTCACCTTCGATTCCGCGGTTCAGGGCGTGACCCAGCGCCCCAGCGGCATGGTCCATTTCAGCCTGGCCTTCCCCCAGAACCTCAAAAGCGCGCAGTTGCGCCGCAGCGTGCGCGTGAAGGTGGACCCTCGGAAGGTTCCGGAACTCACGGTCTGGCCGGATTTTTCCGGCTGGCGCGATTTGGAGAAGCTCCCCGCCGTATTCGGACCCGAGCAGTTGGCCGAACGGGGCTTCAAGGTGGACAACTTCTCCGCCAACGGCGTGCGCCTTGTGGTCACCTCTGCGCTTATGCACGAGGCTTTGCCCGAACCGGTGAAGGGCACGCGCTACGCCATGCGCTTCAGCGCCGTGGCCGAGCCGGGCGCCGCCCCGGCCACCTTCTGGGTGCAGGCCGCGCTGCGTAACGTCTTTCGCGACCCGCACACCTCCGAAACCGCCCTGGGCTTCGAGTTCGTGGCCGAGGGGAGCATGGACGAGAAGAACGGGCTCATGTGGCGGCCGCTCAAGTTCGACGAGGTGTCCGGACTGGGCAAGTTCGTGTTCAAATGGAACCTGGACCTGTACCGGGAAAAGGGCATGGGCTCCTAG
- a CDS encoding YeeE/YedE thiosulfate transporter family protein, protein MDLWFGLFTGIGFGVLLQRAEVIRHDRQLGALLLQDMTIVKFMLSTILVGMVGVHLLVDLDLAKLSIKTLSLGGNLLGGVVFGLGWALLGYCPGTAGAALGEGRVDALAGMAGMVVGAGLYAEFYPALKESVIAWGNFGKVTVPQLLGLGHWPVIAAFLVCGVLLLRFIERKGL, encoded by the coding sequence ATGGATCTCTGGTTCGGACTTTTCACCGGCATCGGCTTCGGCGTGCTGCTGCAACGGGCGGAGGTCATCCGCCACGACCGCCAGCTCGGCGCGCTGCTGCTTCAGGACATGACCATCGTCAAATTCATGCTGAGCACCATCCTGGTGGGCATGGTGGGCGTGCACCTGCTGGTGGACCTGGACCTGGCCAAGCTGTCCATAAAGACCCTGTCGCTGGGCGGCAACCTGCTTGGCGGCGTGGTGTTCGGCCTGGGCTGGGCGCTTCTGGGGTACTGCCCGGGCACGGCCGGGGCCGCCCTGGGCGAAGGCCGCGTGGACGCCCTGGCGGGCATGGCGGGCATGGTCGTGGGCGCGGGGCTGTACGCGGAGTTCTACCCCGCGCTCAAGGAAAGCGTCATCGCCTGGGGCAACTTCGGCAAGGTCACGGTCCCGCAGCTGCTGGGCCTGGGGCACTGGCCGGTCATCGCGGCGTTCCTGGTATGCGGGGTGCTGCTGCTGCGCTTCATCGAGCGCAAGGGCCTGTAG
- a CDS encoding YeeE/YedE thiosulfate transporter family protein codes for MSAKTPSPPWNPYLAGALAGLLLVLSVYVSGNYFGASTTFVRAAGFVEGAVDPERVTALDYFVKIAPKLDWQFLFVIGIALGSLMAALASRTFRVQAVPDRFAKRFGPRTALRMGLAFLGGAVAIFGARLADGCPSGHGLSGSLQLAASGFVSLAGFFIGGLVMARLVYGRPSGAGRR; via the coding sequence ATGAGCGCAAAAACGCCGTCCCCCCCCTGGAACCCGTATCTGGCCGGAGCGCTGGCAGGGTTGCTGCTGGTCCTGTCCGTGTACGTTTCGGGAAACTACTTCGGGGCCTCCACCACCTTTGTGCGCGCCGCAGGCTTCGTGGAAGGCGCGGTAGACCCAGAGCGCGTGACCGCACTGGACTACTTCGTCAAAATCGCGCCCAAGCTCGACTGGCAGTTCCTGTTCGTCATCGGCATAGCCTTGGGCTCGCTTATGGCCGCGCTGGCCAGCCGCACCTTCCGCGTGCAGGCGGTTCCCGACCGCTTCGCCAAACGTTTCGGCCCCAGGACGGCCCTGCGCATGGGCCTCGCCTTTCTTGGCGGCGCCGTGGCCATTTTCGGCGCGCGCCTGGCGGACGGCTGCCCCAGCGGGCATGGGCTGTCCGGATCGCTGCAGCTTGCGGCAAGCGGTTTTGTGTCCCTCGCGGGATTCTTCATCGGCGGGCTGGTGATGGCCCGGCTGGTGTACGGCCGCCCCTCCGGCGCGGGAAGGAGGTAG
- a CDS encoding FmdB family zinc ribbon protein, with the protein MPIYEYHCQDCKQIFEEWQKDYEERDIPCPVCGGTARRIISSSSFVLKGGGWYANGYSGGSGASAQTGASAPAAPAAESAPTAQAPASPQCTGPTAAS; encoded by the coding sequence ATGCCGATCTACGAATACCACTGCCAGGACTGCAAGCAGATTTTCGAGGAATGGCAAAAGGACTACGAGGAGCGGGACATCCCCTGCCCCGTGTGCGGCGGCACAGCCCGCAGGATCATCTCCAGCTCGTCCTTCGTGCTGAAGGGCGGAGGCTGGTACGCCAACGGCTACTCCGGAGGTTCCGGGGCGTCCGCGCAGACGGGCGCAAGCGCCCCTGCCGCACCGGCGGCCGAAAGCGCGCCGACGGCCCAGGCTCCGGCAAGCCCGCAGTGCACAGGCCCCACGGCCGCCAGTTAG